GCTACACTGGCGGGATGGGAAGAGCGATGCTACGTGACTGTCTAGCGTGTCCACACCTGGAGTTGCAACAGTCGGTTGCTGCCTGATTGTTAAGTAACACCCTGCCTCTTGCAGGCTGTTGAGCAGACATCAgtgtgacaaacaaacaaaaaacatgcgCTCTCTTTTCTCAATCACCTTCCAGTTCAACTGAAATGCCTTCTGTTTTACCTGAAATCCTCTTATACAACAGACTGAAATGGCATAATACAATTTTTTCTTCAATAGTGAATGTGAAAGCTTTTCAATGGTTTATATAAAAGGATTTCACAATACCTTATGAGAGCATTTCAACTGCGTATATGAGCACACTTTACTAGTATGTGTGGAAGCTTTTCAATAGTTTTCATGAGAGTGTTTCAGTTGTGTATGTAAAAGCATTGCACTTGTATGTGGTTTTTGGTATAGTGTGTGAATGAGTCTGGTttcatatgtgtatgtgagaagAAAAGTACATGTATATGCAAGTAATTCTGAATAGTGTCCCTAACGGCCCCTCATAAAAATACGTTCAGTAACAAATTACGTCATGGTAAAAACATAATCTGTAAATTTAGGGCCTTTAATCCTCTATAATTGTAATTTGGTGTGTTTTACTATAACAATCCTGTTTCAAGGAAGACAGTAGAGAGCTGTCACAGAAACCACATTCAACATGTGGTACCTAACACCTCCAACTGTGTGACTTCCTCGGTAGTTAAAAGACAGAGACACTGAAACCAACAAgcattttcatctttaacataACATCCTTTTGAGTGATGGAGCAAATCTATGTCAATGTTAAACGTATGAAACCTGTTGATTCAAGACCTTCAACAAATCAGACAGGTAAGAAtgttcagtcagacagagaggcTGACATGCTGAGCTGTGAGTAGTATGTTTTAATCTGTCATTAATCCTGTTGTATGATTGATTGGATTCACTGGTCTTTGCTCTGTTCAGGTCCGAGGAGCTCAGAGAGGAGATTTTATAGAGCTGTTGTTCTCTGTCTGGGGCTGCTGAGTGTTTTCCTGCTGGCTGGACTCATTGGCCTCGGTGTCCACTGTGAGTCTGGTTAACATTCAGAAATCAGTGATCATGTAGGACTATTATCAAAAAATGCTCATGTTTTACCAGGATGTTTATTTGAGTTTATATGTTGGGTTGTCTTGGTTCCattctcttattttttttatgtattatctTTTTTCTCAAAGCAgcttttcaattttatttacaaaggtattgtaaaaagaaaaacaacacacaaaacaacaaaaaagaaacatttacatattttgtaaatatgAATTTTTACCAAGAAGGCAAAAATTAATATTCAAGCAGTAATAGTTGTGCAAGTAGATATTTGGATAAACCTGCGCATCAAGTGAGCTTTGATTTTGATAGCAAACCATGTTTGAATGCTAGTAAAAGTTGTCCTGTCAAATTTTGTTCAGTATCATAACACATatatgttatatacagtatacagaacCGGTAGAAAGTTTGGGCACACCTTctcattcccttgaatgagaaagtgtgtctaaacttttgactttttacACAGGAGTATCATTATGAAAACACTACGCCAGTGATTGGATTTTTCACGTCTTTCTGCTGCATATTATATATGTTGGTTAAGTGTAAAACTTTTCACACAGGTCACAATGATGGGCCAACATGAGGAAATATTTTGACTTGGGTGGATACAGTAactatttttatagttttgcatttaatgttttagaaagatgtctgttttcagtttttttttacttttatttttttgacaaattatATCCACTAATGTGAAGATACATCATCTCAGGAGTGGCATTCTCAAAAGGCGTGGCATATTAAGTATACAATGAGGATGTAACATACAAGATAGTAAGACAGCTTTATTGGATAAATATGAAATGTCACAACAGTGACATTTAAGCAGTTTTAATATGAATTCAAAAAGGACCCATATAAACAAATGTATTCCAAACCACCCATTAGTCTACCAACCATGTACTGATATGAgactctttttatttatttgctattttagatattttataaaatataagacTGCCTCTTGATTGATTTCAGACCATTACTCAGTGCAGCATTCAGCTGAAGAACTCTCCACTGTAAAAGCCAACCTGACTAAAGAGAGAGACCTGCTGAACGCCAGCATCATTGAAATGACTAGAGAGAGAGACCTGCTGAACGCCAGCATCATTGAAATGACTAAAGAGAGAGACCTGCTGAATGCCAGCATCATTGAAATGACTAAAGAGAGAGACCTGCTGAATGCCAGCATCATTGAAATGACTAGAGAGAGAGACCTGCTGAATGCCAGCATCATTGAAAAGACTAAAGAGCGGAACAGGCTGAGTAAGTGTGGACACCGCACACATACATTCTTTAATACAGAAGTACTCTGGTGAAAACTTAAATAGATTATGTGGTTAGGTGCTTCTCTGTACTCACAgttctgtaaaatgtatttgcagCCAGCAGATGTGTCTCTACCACATATCTCTGTGTGTAACGTAGACCCTTCTCAAAGCAAACATGAGTTTCTGTTAAGAcgagagtgaacacacacacacacacacacacacacacacacacataccattaTCTGCCATTACCACCAGTTTACCACTGTAAAACTAAAGGATTTCTTCAAATTGGCATCTGATTTACAGCTTGAGAGGAGTTTTAGTCAAGTATTTtaatatgatgtttttatacattCAAATATTTAGTAAAGTCTTACTTAGTCTAAATAAATCCATTTCCTCCTAATTGTCACTTGTAAGTGTCAAACCTGCAAGCACACATTTGCACATGACATTTGTGAAGACTTACTGACTTGTGACAGTTATTTCTTTACATTAAAATCGTAATCTTTATGGTTGatatatgtttattgtttaaaaattaaacatgatgattagttatgaaaacaaaagtcaTCAATCTTAAAACTATCTTCAAACTAACTGACAACATAGCCTACCAACCAGTAACTCaaaggaaaatataaacatgttgagACGAGaataaaagaagataaaaagacaATAGTAAtcataaatacagttttattatgaaacaagaaaacataTCAGTCCCAAcaatttcatatatatattatatattattatatatattatatatatttcatatatatatatatatatatttcctcACCCTCTCAGTACGTATGAAACTGACTATTACTGTATGAGACACAAAGACTCATAAATATTTTCAAACTACATGTACTTTACCTGCAGCTGTGTTTAGCCATTATGTTGCTGCAATAATTAGAAtaacatgcatgcatgtttttaaCCTCCATATTGTATCTTTGGCAGTAGATGAATTTTACTCTTTCTGATTTTTAAGTCTCTCTTGAAGAGAGAACTTGTCCTACAGGATGGAGGCTGTTCCGTTGTGCCTGTTATCTCCTTTCTAATGAGTCTGGTTCTTGGGAAGAAGGCAGAAAGgactgcagagacagaggagcaAATCTGGTGGTCATAGACAGCGCTGAAGAACAGGTACGATGTgtgcctgcctgtctgcctgcttgcatgcctgcatgcatgtgtgtgtgcgcagatGTGTGTACCAGTGTTGTAGTATGCTACTCGAGTCCTGATTTTCAGGACTCgtgacttgacttggacttgagCACTGATGACTCAGACTTGGACTTGGACTCGAGTATTGACTGCATTTGGACTTGGAAGTTGCAGACGAGGACTTGGACTTGTTAATTGATAAAgactattttcatttgtttttctttgttttttggggggggggttgtagtAGGTCCTTCTAATTTTGCATAAGATATTAgctatattaatataaattagAAATGCACCAACTGATCAGCCACTGATCTAAAGCGGACAGTTTTCAGCTGATCAGCCATCGGTGACTGGCAGATCTGTCTCGTAAATCGGATTTTTTGCCGGTCAAATTTTCTGCACAAAGCCGCACTATGggtcacatcacacacacagaagcagatGCGGCACAGTCAgtgtagccacacacacacacaacatgcacgtCATGCACACAGCGCACAGGAAGCCACAGCcacagacacacccacacacacaacatgcacattGCACACACAGCGTGACAgccacagcaacacacacacacaacatgcacatcgcgcacacagcacacagaaagccacagccacacacacacaacatgttgtTAGTGTAGAAGTTCGTTAGCatgagtgaagaagacacaaagcttGCAATTTGTAATAAATTTAAGTCCAAAATAAGCCGTGGAGGGACAACCTGGAAAACATTTTGAACAATTAACTTAATCACACACTTAAAAATCATCACCCCGGTCAACATGGCCGatttcaagaagaaaaatgtcagttatttacagttttttgcaGCTGCCAAGACGAAAAAATTGGTACGTGTGGCACAATTATTGAAACCATTAACTCATGTAGCCTATCTATTGACCAGGTGTGCTAAACCATAAGCACATTTTCAGCTTTGCACTAAGTTTGAAAATCTAAAACACACTTTGCAAATAACTACACACAGTTATCTACATTAGACACATCATTCAAAACTGaaagcctgtgtgtgttgtttgctAAACACTGCCATTGAAATACCACACTCAATTATCAATTACCTGCACCCAGAATGAACATGTGAAAACACCCGTAACCACCCATAAGACCACTTAGAAATCAGAGCTTGAACACTATTAATAGGATTTAGGTTTGCTCTTTGGTGTGCACAGCAATGGACGCCAATTTTGGAGTGACTTAGAGGAAGGTGTTCGAGTAAAAGGAGGGACTAGGAAGAcaagggagaggaggaggacaagcgagaagaaggaggaggaggacacagaGAACGAGGAGTGGTAAGAGGACAAATCAGGAGAACTGTCACAGATGAGATCCAGGCCACTTTGGTCGATCATGTAATCAACTATGGGTTGAGTCTACAGGAGGCTGGTCAGAGGGTCCAGCCTAATTTGAGCTGCTACACTGTAGCAGGTGTCACTCGAACATTTTGAAATGAGAACAGGTAAGAAATCCTATCCTCTATAtgattttacagtatttcataaGGAGATCTTAGACATTTGCATTCTGTTTTTGTAGAATTCCAAGGTGACCCCCGTACTGGAGGAAGAAATCAACTGTTCACACAAGAACAGGAACAACACATCATAAACATGGTCATTGCAAACAACAGCATATTTTTGCGACAACTGCAACACCACATCATCACTGACAACACAGTATTCAACAACATAAACAGGATAAGTTTATCCACACTGGGCCGTCTACTGAAGTAGCATCAACTTCAGATGAAACAACTGGTCATCGAAGACAGAATGGACTGCAattacaatatactgtattttgtttcttttattttagttttgttcatGTCATCTTCAGTTAAGACTCTAGATAATGGTGTTTTTTACTTAGCACAACCGTGTTCAGTTGGCATGTTGAAAGAGCTATttatttggtgtttgtgtgtaaagttgTGATGCAAAAATACCATTTTTAGAAGAGTTTATATAGTTTTGAATGAAGTGTTTGCTTTTGCAAGAGATGTAAGATATTTtgtaaaaaactgtaaatagtTAATGAATATACAAGGAGGTGACACTGGAAGCTCTCACCATCAAGGCTGCCATCTTGCATGCCCTTTCAATCGGCTAAATCAGCAAAACAATCAGCATGGGATGGGAGGATGGGCAGTCTAGATGACATAGCCTACAACTGTGGGTGGAGGTGGACTGCCACCAGTGGCTCCATGGGTGGCATGCAGACCATGGCGTGTTTATCTATCCCTTCAAATCCAGGGAAGATGCTCCTTGAGTAGAGGTCTTGCTGGAATATGGCTCGTCTTTCCAGGAGACTCTGACTTCCTCTTGGACCTCAGGAAATGCCGGGAAATCTTGCCTTGCAGCCTGCTTGGCTTGGGTTAAATTCTTCTCTTCATAGCAAGAGTGAGGAGCTTCCACTATGATGGTGGGCTACAGGATTTTCAGCCTCTCcgccacacagcagcagacagacacagagagctgATGGTCTGGGGGCAGGGGGAATAAATGAAGAATCATCTTCGTCATTCTCATCTGACATCAGAAATTCTTCCCCCGGTTTTGTCCTCCTCCTCATAATCCAAGGGGTTCCTTGACCAATAAATTCAGCACATCAGGTGTCAAATCTTTGGGATTATTCTCCTTGACCAAACCAAGTTGGGGTTCTCCTCAGTGGTGATGTTGGTGAGAATAGGGTCCCTATCTGAAAGGCTGGCCTGCAAAGCTAGTCTTCACTGGAGGCTCTTTGCTGTATAATGAGTGCAGTGAGTACACAGGCTGCGATTGATAACTGCAGCACGGGCGTGTTGCAGCCCGAGACACACGGAGCAGACCTGGTATGTGTGCTTGTTCGAAATGcttgaataaaatataaatactgtgctttcctcttttttcattGAACAGAAGTTCCTCTCTAACTTTGCCAAGGAAGGAACTCAGGGTTGGATTGGCTTGACTGACAGAGTAAAAGAGAAGACCTGGGAATGGACTGATGGAAGTCAACTGTCTGTAAAGTAAGTAAATGTGCTTCACTTTGATTgaatataatcaaatatataCTAATAATAAATACTACTGTAACTTCCACCAAACATTTTTGACAATATGTAGTATAGATATGACACCGCCAACAACAACTCTCtcttgaaaatatatttaagcCAATAATTCTACCAGAGGTTGCTGTGGTTCCTTTAATGAGTCCTCCATCTACCAGCTCCGGTCAGGAGGCAGTGATCTTGAAAAATTCACATATTTGAGTTTTATGGTGGGATTTTCAAAGGCTATATTGACTgacacaaatgttaaaaaaaaaaaaaagctgatataaaaacattaattagtCCCACTTTAAAAACACAGGTACACAATACTGGCTCCTACTGCACcagccaaaaatattttttttaactattttttcattgtgtttcttcGTTAATAGCAGAGGACGGTGTTCATGTCAAAGATAATGTCCAACAACGtcctttttcctgtttgttgaTCTTCTAGATACTGGCGGGCATCACAGCCTGATAATGGTGGTGGATATTCAAAGCTTGGGGAAGAGGACTGTGCCCACATCATCACTGGCGGGAACACTTTAATGAACTGGAATGATTTGTCTTGTGATACCAGTCTGGTATGGATCTGTGAGAAAAAGGTTTAGTATTGGGGAATAATTAACTTTGAGATTAAAAGTGTAAATCATTTTTTGGATTGTGGTGGAAAGGCATCAGGAATGTCCTTTACCTACAAATCAtggctaaaataaataataaggaaaataatgtaTAATTATATAACCAAACCACCTAAAGATGGCTTGCTTCTTCATGAAACTGTTCAGGTTCAATAAAGTTTTCAGTATTACAGTAATACATTGTGCTTCATGCTCATCAGAGTCCACACTGCCTGATGAATGTTCTTGTGTAAACAGCATGTGAATCCTCTTGTCTCTTATGATCATCCATGAGGTAAAAACCTGAGATTGAAATTTTCTGCCAAGCTTCTAAAACTGTGTAATTGTCACCATCAGTGCCATCACTTGTCATCACTTAATGTTTCCTTCCCTCCTCACCTCTGGTTTGGTCACAAagcaacatactgtagctgtcagGAGTCATAACATCTGCATTAATTACAGCATATTGTATGTGTCAACAACAACCAACATACTAATAACATTAGTGCTTTTTCAAACCAACACAAACTGAATAATGATCAGTGCCACATTAATTCAATGAGCACATTGTGTGTACAATGTAAAAGATGCTGTAATGTAAACTCATAAAACACCTAAAGAAAAACCTTTCTCACTTTGGTCATTTTTGAATTGTGTAAAGAAATCTTATTCTTGAATCTTAGTGTGGTAGAAATGTGGATACATTAAAAGCTTTATTTCATGTGAACCATTTCTCTGTGCCTCAAATGGCTCATTTGTCACCTTTTCTGTCTATTTATTCAGAGCCAGTTCTATAAATCACTCGATGTCAGCTCATTGCAGATGTATCAGTACCAGTGTAAATGTCAGCTgttaagtaacaagaaattatAAGTACATAAATaccaaagatatgtttgaaattaatcagaaattacatagtttgtccaccagagagcacaagtttatttttcaactgtaaaatgtccagcTAAGTCCACATCTTTGTTAAAATtcccaacaaaaacaaaattcgTCAAAAGTCTTCTATGtttgtataaaaaataattaatatagCTCGTTAAATGTCATCATCAGATTTTTTGgtctctcaaatatcaatattgtcCCCAAAAATCCAGTCTCAGTCAGGCTCcttgatttcatgttttttctggCTGTTTGTGTATGCCtgcaaaaatattgttttgaaatcagatttttcatatttctcacTCAGACATTTAGAAAATTATAACTTACAACTTTATAAATACCAGGCTTTCCTGTAAAATACAGTGAATCCAACTTACACCATATGCTTCATGATGTATTAATCTTATGGTGCATTAGTTCATAATCAATGATACTGAATGAAATGTAACCatgaatttattattatcaatacaaacattaacaatatgaacacagaaataataaaactgatgaatgttttcagtctgtgtCTTCAGGCAGGAAGCAGCAGAAAGTTTTTTTAACCCAGTTAAAGAAACATCTGACTCCAcccttcttcttcatcttgGCCTCATGGCTGATGGTCCGCTCACCCTGCTCTGCAGTGATGATGGGACACTCATGAGGTGGAGtcagaggaggtggtggagatgAGGCAGATGCAGAGTCTGGTTCTGGGCGAGGTGCTGCCGTTTCATCCTGGCTGATGGTAAAAAACACTCCTGGAGGCAGTAATGGCAGGAGGTTCATCAGCAGATGTAGTAAGACGAGGTGGAGGAGAAACCTCAGCCGAGTCTGGTTCTCTGTTGGGATTGTCTTCATATTTTCATCCTCCAGGAGTGAAGCTGGGGAAGTGTAGCTTCAACtggaggtggaggggtggagACCACATCAGAGTCTTCAGGACACCACAGAGGCATCACAACCATTGTACTGTAACTGTTAATAAATATGTGTCAAAATTTGACTCACTGACACCGAGGAGGGATGTTCTCTGGAGGGTTGAGGAGCCTTCTGGCTTTAAACTCACATCTCTCATCTTCATGCTGGTGTTCACCTcaaaacaaagtgaaacaaGGAACGAGATATGATGAGCTGATTTGACCTATTGAGAGAATAAATCAAGTGTAATTTAACAACTGATTCTGAACCACTGTGATATCTTTTCAGGATTCTGGTGTCTTTCTTACCAGTGTTATAAAAGACTTGACATCAGCATCAAAATCCTCCAGTTCAAACTCCCAGAGCCttcaaacagaagaaaacacaagatTCATCATTACTGTTCCTCTCTTCCTCATTTGAGACAGATTGGTGTGATATGAGCAGAGTTCAGGTCAGGTGTAGTGCtggactgtctgtgtgtgtccgtAACTCACTTCACTCTCACTGTGCTCTTGCTCTCCTCCACCAGCAGGTCACTCATGTCTTCAGCAGTCACAGCAGATGggagctgttttctctgctgaaGCCTCCACAGTTCATCCACCAGTGAAATCCGAATAACATACAAGAGATCACATGTCTTTATGCTGAAGTACAAGaacaatttatttgattttacctggtattttacattaatgtggAGGTGACACTATAGTTGGTCTTACCTGACACTTACAAGAGCCCCAAAAAACTCTCACATAGCCTAATGGGTCTGTAGATGCCTTCAATGAACTCCATAATTAATTTGTTGCTATATATCTCAAGACAGAACAAGCCTGACGCTCAAAGCGACAACAAAaagttttcaacaaaaaatTCAACAACACACTCAAGAGTATTGAAACACAGTTGACCCTCAAGCTGAAGAGTGTGTGAAGAGAGAATCTGATTGTTGAGTCAACATTGCAGAactcatgacacacacacacacacacacacacaccctcacacattTAAGACTTCTGTATAAGCTTCTGggctttttctcattttctttcacgTCCATCTCTCCATGTTAAATTAAGCTAAACTACTTACTGTACTACAACTTCACCAtcttgaatcattttttttcatcattacacatttcacacagagacagattaataaaagttatttaGTAAGTTAAGCTTTATTTAGTCAGGAAATCTCATTGAGATCAGGTTATCTCAGGTTATCTTTTATAAGATAAGACAAAACAGTTCAGTCAAATCTCAAATTCAAGACCTATGAATTTGTTCTTTTCACACATAGGTAACTAACGTACATAActcattaaagaaaaataaagattcatgtacagtatgcgCAGTACAGTTAATAGTCCTAGTTGAAGTCTGGTTCTGGGTGAGGTGCTGGCTGTTCTGCTGGTTCATCCTGGCTGATGGTGAAATGCTCCTAGACTGCAGTGATGGTAGGAGGTTCATCAGCAGGGGAAACAGGACAAGCTGGAGGAGAAACCTTAACAGAGTCTGGTTCTCTGTTGGGCTCTTTTTTCAGAATTTCACCTTCTAGGACTGAAGCAGCTTCAGCAGGCAGGGTCAGAGGAGTTGGAGGAGTGGAGACCACATCAGAGTCTTCTTCTCTGTTGGA
This genomic interval from Thunnus thynnus chromosome 11, fThuThy2.1, whole genome shotgun sequence contains the following:
- the LOC137192151 gene encoding C-type lectin domain family 17, member A-like codes for the protein MIDWIHWSLLCSGPRSSERRFYRAVVLCLGLLSVFLLAGLIGLGVHYHYSVQHSAEELSTVKANLTKERDLLNASIIEMTRERDLLNASIIEMTKERDLLNASIIEMTKERDLLNASIIEMTRERDLLNASIIEKTKERNRLISLEERTCPTGWRLFRCACYLLSNESGSWEEGRKDCRDRGANLVVIDSAEEQKFLSNFAKEGTQGWIGLTDRVKEKTWEWTDGSQLSVKYWRASQPDNGGGYSKLGEEDCAHIITGGNTLMNWNDLSCDTSLVWICEKKV